CAGAGACAGATGCATCTCCCACAGGGAATTCCGAAACTTACAGTAGGGTTcccaaaacacagaattaagaatcctGCACAAGAGGGCACAAAGGTGAACTCCCAACGTGGGGATGCATATTCTGGTTTGGAAGAGGAATGATCTACGGTGAGACAGACCCAGGAACCTTGAGTTCTGTCCTCAGCCACGGGTGCGAGTTGATACCAGAGCTACAAAGGAAGAAACAGGTATAACCGAGGTCAGTGTGTGCGTCCACCTTGCCACAAGtttccagaagaaaaagagaTCCGCAGCTGTTGAAATGTGATCCTCAAAAGTATCTGAAATCTACCCTGCAAACTATGAAACCTAAGTCATGGTTGTGCAATGAGGTATAAATCTCCCATTCTAGGaaatttcaaggagaaaaatgatgagCTGGTGTGCCGGGAGAAAGAAAGCAAGTAGGTCCTTTCAAACTAAGAAATGAGAAAGCGGCTTTCCATCTCTTGCGGGCTTTGTCCTGGTAAGTCAGTGGCAAACCCCAAGGCTTAGTAACCCTCACCTGAAATAAGATGAAAAGTGTCTGACCCATGAACAAACGGGCTGTCTCTGAccttgttctgatttccatggaCGCCCTCCCTGTGTGTTTCTGCTCAAGCCCTCACCTCTGGCTTGCTTTCCTCCTGTGGCATATTTCTGCCTAACGGCAAGGTGAGATGGAATCTCTTTTTGATGATGATTATGACGACAATGCCCCTCTTAAACAGAAAGGAAGTAAGTTAAAAGATGCTTTGGGAAAGCACCGTACTAAAATCCCAGTCATCAAGTTCACAGCATACCTGTCTGGATGCCTTTTCTGACCAAACCATGAACTGTTCTTTTCACTGAAACTTAAAAATTGAGTCAACATGTCATTCTATACTGTCCAAATCTGCATAACCCAATACGtcagccactagccacacgtaGCTGTTGAGCCCATAACACGGATTTTTctaaattgagatgtgctgttcATGTAAAACGTTAACACTGGAGTTTATAGACTTTACGGAATCTAAAATTCTTCGTTCAtaatgtttttattgattacacACTGAAATTATATTTTGGACAGATTGAGTGAAATATATCTGATTAAaattctacactggaatttgacacattgtaaaatgaatataactcaataaaaatgctaaaaaaaattttaaaaacaaaacaaataaataaataaaatttcatctttgtatgtttttaatgttcctgttagaaaatttaaaactaccTGTGTGACATTTGATTTCTATGGAACAGAGGTAGTCTAACCACTTCTCTAGCGTTGTGTGTGTGCTTGACTGTGTGTACAGAGGTGCGTGCCTTCAAATTGTTAAGTTCTCTGAGAATAAGAACTATGTCATATACTCATTATGTTTGCCTCATGCACCCAGTAGGATCCACAGCCTTTAGTAAATTCACGTGCACTGAATTCCCGAGGCCTTTCTGACTCACTCTGACATTTCATGCCAGACAAGGAGCAGTGGCTGAGCCTGGGGCCCCTCGAGAGtgtggggtggtgggtggggggcgGCTCTGAGGGGGGTCTCGCCGTGGAGCAGCCGGCCATGAAGGACCTCCGTGGGCTCCTGCGGTCAAACTGAGCTTTCCTCATGAAACTCTTCCCAGGTACTCGGCGTCCATAGACTGTGGCACCGGCCGCCAGTCCTGCTAATCATTCACCACCTTTGGCTTCCTCCTCGGCTGCCTGTGGGCAGTGTCTGGTTTGGGATGGGCGATTCCTATCTTCAAAGTCTTGGTCAGGATGTTCATGTTTTAATGAATACCGTGTAGCCTTGGCGCCTGGCCAAGGTGGGGCCTGAGCCACCCAGATGGGACCTTAGGTGGGGCTCCTGATCCTCAGATGGGCCACTTTCAGCCTGGCCTTGCTGTtttctcctcctctggccactggCAACCAGCTCATGGCCTCCAGGAGCAACAGGGGAGAAGAGTGTGGGAGCTGGAGAAAGCTCCACTGCCCCCACCTCACTAGCATCACAGCCTCAAAGTTCTAGAAGCAACATTAAGAGCCACCAGACGCAGCCCCTCTTGAGGCCTACAGGCCCCAGGCTTCCCGTCCAGCCCTGCTGATGCGCGCAGAGCAGCAATGGCCCCTTTGCTCCTCCCAGAGCAAAGCCAGGAAGCCAGGAGCACCGCTGAGGCTCTCTCCTCCGATGCCAGGGGTGCCACTCACATTCTCCCTTTGAATCACCTCACTCTGAGTGTGGAGCTTTACAGGTCCCTCCAACTGTTTCACTAGCTCGCCAaaagggagacagaaagacacaTGCTCACTCTGTGCAACAGCATTCACAtcctttactttcactttaataGTTAAGTTCAACACTAATTTTCTTCAGCTGAGGGGTGTGAAAATCAAGGGAAAGGGGGAATTAGAACCTAGATTTCTGACTTCCAGTCGGTGCATTTTCCACTTCATGCTGCCTCCTGAAAAGTGTGTTTCCACGCGTCAGTGGTAACAATGGTCACCTCCAGATTATGGGATTATTAATGATTTGCTAATGTATTTTAGCTGAGTTTTCTAAAGTTATTATAcattaattgaatttttaaataaatacctaaagttaaaattttaaataagcaaaTTTCCTCAGAAAGCTGAATTAAGCTTTGTTTTTCTAACCAACCTTTACACTCAAATCCCTAGCCCCACCAAATCTCTCAATAGCAAAAAGAAATCGGAATCACTGCCATCCTCAAGAGCAGAaagaaatctaattttttctGGAATTAAGTAGACTTGAGAAAGAGTAGGTACCTGGGTAGGAGTGAGGTCTCAGAGGCAGTGCTGTGACCTGGATGTAAGTTCTCCTCCTCTCCACTAGGGGCGCTGTCGGCATACAGGTGCTGCCTCTCTGCCCCAGCATTGCTTGTACTGTGAGGGCAGATGATTATGCAAAGACTGTGGCGTCCAAATGGTTCATATTGAGCAGTGAACTTTCTCCTCCTTCAGCATAATTTTCACCCCCGGAGAAACTCCCATTTCGTTTACATCCCACAACAAACCCACAACCGTTTGTGGGCGTCACATCCCCTGTACTTTGTTCTTCTCTGCCTTTCACCCAGGTGGCTGTTATCCCGTGCCTAGGACTGTCTTCTGAGATGCTAGGCGCTAGGGGAGTGATAGACAAATGAAGCCGATGGGCTAATTCACATTAAAATACGAACGGCCAACAACAGCTCACTGGAGTCACTCCTGTCCACCGCATCTGTGTTTCACGGGCTTCATCTTaatcctttatatctgttagggACAGATCATGGGAATACGGGTTTCTTATGGATATCAGACCCTACGCATTTGTAGCGAAGAAGTCTTGGAAGGCTGTGTGATGGTCATTTCAGCTCAATGCGGCAGCAGTCGGGAAGAAGCCTATCACACAAAGAGCAAGGACAAACTGAGACCTACCAAGATGGCTGCGGCCAGTGTCTGCCTCTCACCAGCTCCTACGTCAGTGCCTGGTGGCCCAAGGGAGAAGCTCGCGCCCTTCCCACTAAGAGCAGCTGAGGGAGCTCTAGGCCTGGCTGCCCATGCAGGGAGGTGAGCCAGCGAGTCAGTAACTGAGGGCCCGAGCTACGGTGGCTCCTGGCCCCCGACCCCTTCAGAGTGTCTTAGGCTGCTGCTTCCCTTCCACCTTCAGACCCTCACGTAAGCGTCTCTTGTCGCCAACTCCACCTGGAACCACACAGGGAAGGGCACTCCTCAAACACAGCTCAAGCTTGGTTAGGTTGACACAGCGCAAAAACTACCACTGTCCTAAAATAAATGCCGAAAGGTAGCTTTTCAGATCCATTTACTGGGCAGTGGAGATGCTGAAGTGGGGGAGGACACAGGTGGGGATgtgaagagggaaggggaggtgagggagggagctTTCTTGGTGATCCTCAGAATGGGTCTATAAGAGAACAGGAAAGCCAGATGTGAAATATGTATTACATGCTCATATATCCAAATGTTTTTAAGTATATGTGTCCAAAGAGAGAACCTTGCAATTGGGCCAAAGTTATGTCTGAGAAATACTGAGGGGCAGTCACGGACCTGTGCGTGCCCAGGCTTTCCCTGGAGACcatggcagcccctcccccatcccacgcccttctctcctcctctgagTGCTGGGAGCCATGGGAGAAGGGGACAGATGTGACCAGAAGCACCACACCGGCCCTAGAGGGGAGCCCCCAAAGGCACATTCACCAACTTTCTTCTTTGGCAGAAGCCAGTTAGGTCCCAATGTCCCAGAACAGAATGGAATAATGAGGCTTTATGCCACCAAAGTCAGAGGTCGCTTTCAAGAAACATTTCCTCTCTGTGGGGGAGCAGTGGGTGGCATGAAATGATAAAAGTTGGTGGAAGGCAATTCTTGCTGAAGTCCAGACCTTGGCGTGGCCCCAGAAGGTGTGGACGTGCCCGAGTTTTGCTCTTCTCGCCTTCGTCAGACAGATCTGTAGTTCAATGGGAACCTTTGTCGGTCACGTGTACCCCGGGCTGTTTCTACTCTCATATGGACTTTATCAAGCCGTCGTGGTCTCCAAAGCCGTGATATTCAATGACTCTCTCCTGCATCCTTCATCCCCTCCCGGGAACAAGGGGAGATGGGCCAGGCTGTGGCAAGCATCCTACGGAGGTTTGCTGAAGACGCTGGCTGGCTCCATCCTGATAGCTTACGAGATCAGCTGCGTCAAAGGGGGGCTGATACTGATGAACAGGGAGCTGCCCCCGAGGTTCATGTACGCCAAACAGTGGCAGCATCTCACCATGTTCGTCCTCCTCACCCTCCACGGCTTTGTAGACGTCACGAGCAGGAACCTGCTGCCTCAGCGCTGTCTGCTCCTAGAAAAAGGGACCCTGGTGCTGACTTGCTAcgtgctcctgctgctgctggtgtcACACATCCAGGACTCGGAAGGGGTGGAGCTGCAGACTCACGCTCTGCTCATCTTGGTGGTGGCCCTGCTGACGCTGCTGCTGACGGCAGCGCTGTGGACTCCGGCCACGGCTCAGCTCTCCGTGATCGAGACCTTTCTGTTTCAGATGATGGGCTCCTGGCTGATACAGGCGGGCTTCATTCTATACAAACCAGTCACCGGCTACCCGTGGCAGGACGATGACATCAATGACATCATGTTTGTCACCACCTTCTTCTGCTGGCACGTGATGGTCAACGCTTTGTGCCTGCTGGGGATCTACGGCGTCTCCTGCTTTTGGTACCATTGTTACCGTCCCAGCGTGAGGCTGACCGGGTCCAGAGATGCTCCATGTCACACGAGCGCAGTGGGGCCCGTCTACAAACTGCTgcaggaggtggagcagtcagagAAAGAGGACCAggctctcctccttcctcagagCTCTGCCTGAGACCGGGCCTGCGCTGCCGGGCACGCTGTCCACCCCTCTGCCTCCTTGCGGTTCTCTCCGACGCGTGCATTGTACCCTCTTTGGTCCCCGGTGAAGGTAATGGCCATGCAGGAGAGCCTGGTCTCCATCTGCTGGCACATCTCCTGTCCCTGAATCTCTAATCTCCGAGGAGACAAGAAGGGGACACTGGCGGGATTGGTCGGGGGCTGGGGGTAGGGAGGGGGGAGAGGCAAGTGAGCAAAGAGAGCCACGAGGGGAAGAGAATGCAGCAGGGAGGCCTTTGAAGGGAGCTGAGGAGAGTCCAGCAGCCATGCCGTCACCAGGTGCTTCTCCAGCCTTTTACCTGAGGGAACACTGATTTCTCACACTCAAAACTGGAACCATTCAAATCTCATCCCAACAAAGAACAGGGGACACTTCTGTTTGCGCACCAAAGTGGCGCCACCATGTGGAAGTAGCATGAACCgaatttataattaatttatacAGGTTGAAAATGTTTTGCTCTGCCCCAGTTTTTAAGCATTGGCTTCACTTCAAATTCAGATTAATAGGGTGAAACTTCATTAGAGCTATGGCAACATTTCAAATTTGCAGATTGTAAATTTGTATATAATTCAAATGCTCAATACTGCCCCAACTTCATATTTTATTGCTCCTGTTCCAGCCAAAACTTAGGTATTGCTCCATCACTGCCACTGCACACAGAATTTACTAGATCCTATCCTTGGGTCTTTGCAAATTTCACTGCCTTGAATCTCACAGAAAGCCATCCCACCATCACACTGTTGCCATGTGTTTGGCACCCAGCATAAAACCCACCTTCACCCTGACCCCACTGAGCACCCTCAAGGAGGCCTTCTCCAATATTCTTACTGACTGCTTTGCTCTGGAACGCCTAGGCACTTAGAGTACATCCGCCTTGTTAATTTGCTCAGACAGCTGACACATTTTCCTTTGTTctgtttctgaaataattttcccTGAGGAGGTTTTCTTTCACATCCCAGTTACATAACCCCCTATGTACGCACCAAATATGTAGCATAGCTGATGCATGATAAAGGCTTATTTGCTTCCAGAATTTCCGCCTACCTGTTCCTTCTAAATGCGTTGCCGGACAGGCCCGAGGTTCTGGGAACGTCGGGAAGACACCAACAGTCCCAAAGCCTGAGTCACCTCCTTAACAAGCACTCTCTTCCTCGTTCTTGGGATAACAAAATCCACTAATCTGTTTCCAAACTGCATACTCTGTTATTGTTTATTAATCCTCATATGTTTCTATAAGGAGCCTCCAGAAAGCTGAGACTGGCAGGTTGACTTGTGCGAGTCTTACAATTGGCACGAGGCAAGGCAGGAACTCCAGCGCAGGTGTGTCTGACTCAGGCCAGCGACTGTGTCCTCTGGGCCACAAAGACCTTATTAATGGCAATGGAGAAGGGAGTgatcctcaaaataaaattattaaaaagaaagagaggaggaaagagaaagagagagagagagagagagagagaaagaaagaaagaaagaaagaaagaaagaaagaaagaaagaaagaaagaaagaaagaaagaaagaaagaaggaaagaaagaaaggaaggaaagaaaaagaaaaagaaagaaaagaagagaagagaaaagaaaagaaaagaaaagaaaggaagagaaaggaaggaagaggaaggaaggaaggaaagaaagaatggagggaggaagggggagggaaggggggaggaagGACGGACAAGAGAGAAACAATGACTCAGCCAGAAGGCCTACCTGGAGCAAGTGGCACAGGATAAATACTCTAGACCCCCCACAAGGTGTGTCTGTGTCACACTTTCTGCCCCCGCCAGTTCCCCCCGGGGAGTGAGAGTCTGGAAGACTCAACTCCTGGCTAGGTCTTAAAAATCTGGGCTCAGATCAGGGTAAGCACTGAAGCTAAGACTCGTTTGTGGCCATTTCCCCTAACTCTTGGTCCCGAGACCCTTTTCAGTTGCCTTTCTTGGAGCCCTCCTTTTCCCTTTACCTCTCGTGCATACATCTGATGGGAGACGATGAAATAGCACAGATGCCGCTAGCTGCCAATTTCTAGTCGCTTGAGGCCTAATTTTATAATGATGGACAAACCTCTGGTAACCTTTGGTACCCCCAACTTAAATATCCAGTGTAGGTAATAAACTCGCGTGTTATTATTTACTATCTTTGAGATGTAACAGAGAGGCGAGGGCCAGCGGAGAAACTTTCCACTCTTTAGCTTGGGGGGAGAAATTTGTAATTCTCCAAACATTCCACCAGAGGGCACTACATTCACATCACCCCAGTTAAACCTCTCACTCCGAACCTGTAAACAAGCCTCCCAAGAACCTGTTTAAaaggagtggggggaggggagaggaggtcagAAAAAACACAGACCAAGCCTAAGTATTGCCCAAGCATCCAGAAAACGAACCCGAGGGCTGTTTGTTTCCCACTGGAACTTGGCATGTGAACGTGAAATGAACAGGGATTCAAATCAACTAATGGGATGGGGGTGCGGGAGGAAGGACTTGTGGGTCCAGCTGAGGGTGTACCGGGAGGAATACCAAGTAAAGGACGCACTCTGATCCAAGCAGTTTTTGACCATGACACTAAATTTTCTGAACTTTTAAAGAAGTTTCAATAATGCTTCAATCAATCTAGAAAACAAAGATTCATATGTACACTGAGAATTAGGAACAAAATTTGTCTGTGAAAATCCCAGATTCACAAAACAATGAGACAGATTAAACATGCAGAATGAGCTCCAAAGATTCCTTTAAAGAGAACCTGTCATACAGCCATTTTTCCCCTGGTAATCTAGTTATTCGCACAGAATACCTTGAATGTCCGCTGTACGTGAGGCACTGGGTAAGCCACGATACAGGATTCCGTGGTAAACTGGGGGGCCCCCTGCCCTGGGTACTTCCCTTCGTGGGTACAGTAGGGATTTCAGAGTTTACAAGGTGGTGGCGCAGGAAGGCACCATCCACAGGCCAAGAAGGCTGAAGGAGGGGAAACAGAAAAGGGCTCTCGAGGGAGTTACACCTTTGAAGCACAATGGGCTGTGAAATACTGCACTAAGGTGATTCCAGTAAGATGCGGCAAGTGATcaaggcctcagcttcctcactgcTAAGACAGAATGATGTGAAGATGAATTCTAGAATTGCACGGCTGTAATTCTCTCAGTAGGACTGATTTTCCCATATTGTTAGATAAGATACTAGCCTAAGTATTGCCCAAGCATCCAGAAAATGAATTTAATTCTTCCCAACCGTCCAAGCAGTTTCCTAGTAGAGACAAGACTTGGGGGCAGGGCTCAGACCCAAACCTTCAGTCCTAAGGTGCAGGCTGGGACGTGGAATGCTCCACCTATCTGGATGATTTCAGGGGGCCTTCAACAGAAGTCAGACTGAAGAAAAATACTTGAACTTCTAATTTGCTAACCTGAGATTAAGAATATCAAACCATGAGAACGGACATAAAAAACAATTCCTCTGGGTCAGTGTTAGGTAAAATCTGGTCTTTCCTTCTTTAATTATGTTGCATGAAATTTGAAAACTCAGCAACTGCAGCTTCTTCCCAAAATTAGGCTTAAGAGTCATGACATCGACTTCCAAGGctgtttcattttctccctttagtttcatttttgttgtgtGTGAAGATTATACAATGGTCTATTCTTTAGGAAAGAATCGGTAttggcttattaaaaaaaaaattttaagtttataatTCTGGGTTGGGTTTGCAGGGAGTTCCTCAAGCCTGGGTTTCAGCTTGTCTCTTTAGTGAGTTAAGGCTTTTGTTGAATGCCTATTGAAATCATTCAAATATAGGAAAAATTCCATTTCCCAAACTGCATGTTTTGGTTGAAGATCTGGGTATGTTTGAGCCTTACCCCAAATCGTGTCTCTAACGAGTGAAGGCAACCACACAAGCCCGGGGAGGCACGCTCAGATCACTCAGTGAAGGGCTTACAACCTGCAGAGTGAGAATGTgtcctttaaaaaagagagaaagaaactcagAAGAACTCACAGGTAAAGGCCACCCAAGACAAGGCCTTTATTTCAGGCAGCAGAGAAACACtgaagaaatgcttttttttcagTCCCGGGCTTTTCTGCAGATTTGGAACAAAGTTGTTACCTGTGATACTGCCCTCCCACTCCACCCACCCTTGGATACAGAGAAAAACCCGACTTCAAAGCACATGTAATAGTACAGAAGACCCTGTCGGCTTTGATCCTGGATGGACCAGGAGACCAGAAGTTCAGGGGTTCAAGTACTCTCGGGCTTTTTaaggagggggtggagagtgggggtggggggcaattTAGGGAAGACGGGAAAGAGAACAAAGGGCAACAGACACAGCAGAGTCAAGCTGGATGGAGCAGCCGTTCCACTTCTAACTTCTCTGAAAGGACAGTCTGGGTGTCTGGGGGCGAACCACCTGAAGGactttcttctgctttttcttcCCTCATACTCTTTCCAGCTTCCCTGAACAGTCCTTGGACTCATTTGGGCCCTAATTCGGCTGGGTTAAATAAGGATTGGGCTGCCCAAGGAGGCCAAGGGCCCTTGTTCCCTCCTGAAGCACTCAGCGGTCACGTATTACCTCCCTGACCCTCACCAAGTGTGCCCCCGGTCACATGAATGGATCAAAGCAAATCCACTGCCATTCTTGGAAAAGGAGCTCAAAGCGCGTG
The sequence above is a segment of the Vicugna pacos chromosome 21, VicPac4, whole genome shotgun sequence genome. Coding sequences within it:
- the TEDDM1 gene encoding transmembrane epididymal protein 1 codes for the protein MGTFVGHVYPGLFLLSYGLYQAVVVSKAVIFNDSLLHPSSPPGNKGRWARLWQASYGGLLKTLAGSILIAYEISCVKGGLILMNRELPPRFMYAKQWQHLTMFVLLTLHGFVDVTSRNLLPQRCLLLEKGTLVLTCYVLLLLLVSHIQDSEGVELQTHALLILVVALLTLLLTAALWTPATAQLSVIETFLFQMMGSWLIQAGFILYKPVTGYPWQDDDINDIMFVTTFFCWHVMVNALCLLGIYGVSCFWYHCYRPSVRLTGSRDAPCHTSAVGPVYKLLQEVEQSEKEDQALLLPQSSA